The Sesamum indicum cultivar Zhongzhi No. 13 linkage group LG6, S_indicum_v1.0, whole genome shotgun sequence genome has a segment encoding these proteins:
- the LOC105163651 gene encoding scarecrow-like protein 3, whose protein sequence is MFQEDGSSSVTSSPLQMFPMMSLSPGLTSPYPLLKELKPEERGLYLIHLLVTCANHVASGSLENANIALDQISHLASPDGDTMQRIASYFSEALADRILRTWPGVYKAFRSTRISVVAEEILVKKMFFEFLPFMKVAFVISNQAIIEAMEGEKMVHVIDLNATEPAQWCALIRDLSARPEGPPHLRITGISQQKEVLEQMAHILIEEAERLDLPFQFNPVVSKLENLDIEKLRVKTGEALAISSIMQLHSLLASNNDVRNRSPSTPINAIGIHLQRVAQMNQNTLGDLLEKDMISGYSPRNDSASSSPLSPTSSPYIDTFLSTLWALSPKVMVVMEQDSDHNGKSLMERLSESLYFYAALFDCLESALPRASLERLKMEKSLLGEEIKNIIACEGAERKQRHEKLEKWNQRFDLAGFGNVPLSYYAMLQAKRLLQSFNCDGYKIKEENGCVVICWQDRPLFSVSAWRFRR, encoded by the coding sequence ATGTTTCAAGAAGATGGATCATCGTCTGTAACTTCATCGCCCCTCCAAATGTTTCCTATGATGTCTTTATCACCTGGTTTGACGTCTCCATATCCATTGCTCAAGGAGCTGAAACCTGAAGAGAGGggtttatatttaattcatctGTTAGTCACTTGTGCTAATCATGTAGCATCCGGTAGCCTAGAAAATGCAAACATAGCCCTTGATCAAATTTCACATCTTGCATCACCCGATGGCGATACCATGCAGCGCATTGCTTCGTATTTTTCGGAGGCTCTAGCTGATAGGATTCTTAGAACCTGGCCTGGTGTTTATAAGGCATTTCGCTCCACCAGAATTTCCGTTGTTGCTGAGGAAATCCTTGTGAAGAAAATGTTTTTTGAGTTTTTGCCATTTATGAAGGTGGCTTTTGTGATCAGTAACCAAGCGATTATTGAAGCAATGGAAGGAGAGAAGATGGTTCATGTCATTGACTTAAATGCGACTGAACCGGCACAATGGTGTGCGCTCATTCGAGACCTGAGCGCTCGGCCCGAAGGTCCCCCTCATTTGAGGATTACAGGGATTTCTCAGCAAAAGGAGGTGTTGGAACAGATGGCTCATATATTGATCGAAGAGGCTGAAAGGTTGGATTTGCCGTTTCAGTTCAACCCTGTTGTAAGCAAATTAGAGAATCTCGACATTGAAAAGTTGCGCGTCAAAACAGGGGAGGCTCTAGCAATTAGTTCAATTATGCAATTGCATTCCCTGTTAGCTTCTAATAATGATGTTAGAAACAGGTCACCGTCAACGCCGATAAATGCTATTGGTATTCACTTGCAAAGGGTTGCACAAATGAACCAGAATACGTTAGGGGACTTGCTGGAGAAGGATATGATTAGTGGTTATAGCCCGAGGAATGACTCGGCCTCTTCATCACCACTATCTCCGACGTCCTCTCCATATATTGATACTTTTCTTAGTACTTTATGGGCTTTGTCTCCTAAGGTTATGGTGGTGATGGAGCAAGACTCAGATCACAATGGGAAGAGCTTGATGGAAAGGCTGTCAGAGTCATTGTACTTTTATGCTGCATTATTTGATTGTTTGGAATCTGCTCTGCCAAGAGCATCTTTGGAGAGACTGAAGATGGAGAAGTCGCTTTTAGGCGAGGAGATTAAGAATATCATAGCATGTGAGGGAGCCGAGAGGAAACAAAGACATGAGAAGCTTGAAAAGTGGAACCAACGATTTGACCTGGCTGGTTTTGGAAATGTTCCGCTGAGCTATTACGCTATGTTGCAAGCAAAGAGGTTGTTGCAAAGCTTCAACTGTGATGGTTATAAGATCAAAGAAGAGAATGGGTGCGTTGTGATTTGCTGGCAAGATCGACCCCTTTTCTCAGTTTCGGCATGGAGATTTAGGAGGTGA
- the LOC105163648 gene encoding DDT domain-containing protein PTM gives MEYVGRAVKKEFQGRGTCLGSVQAYEPTTGLFKIVYEDGGSEELELSGLSALLVFSEPPPRQLSEVAGSELGGQPKKRRRIVDIGKNDDNSVIGSVSGDNSVGRDGDSGEFDLNLNESADLNDDAFNYLNGDDQGVNAVGGGAKLRDLDLNEGVNLELDEGVFLTGGVIEGSSGAKKEVIDLNLDLNENFDNLSEEREGRFFDLNLQVMEDEVRGIDGREWQSGANERICDEGHIQMMEELAEDVNKAILVNVDGDSGNLTVNMDKNEDSPLRNCTTGVDNENVAPVNAQKKRRGRKKKDASSNNIVLGTPESLKVDSETANTKLELESRDYDNVISDPVLRGRRGRKRRESLDGDMTLPTPETGLRRSSRRAKRDAFSSPDQGLNAAASNGVNHQLLSPAISVVSNEKIMVAAHGNSINPVMLPPKVELPPSSCNLYLSGVSVFDFVSVYAFLRSFSTLLFLSPFELDDFVASVKCNDSTLLFDSIHVSLLRTLRKHLESLSDEGSVSASDCLRSLNWDFLDLITWPLFVVEYLLLHSPGYIPGLDICQLKHFQNDYYKLPVSAKVEVLRHLCDDVIEVEAFRSELNRRTLATDRHTEFQRNSKFDSSRKRKAAIDVASTSCLTEEDAEEPADWNSDECCLCKMDGNLICCDGCPAAFHSRCVGVLSNLLPEGDWYCPECAIEKDKPWMKVGKSIRGAELLGVDPYGRLYYSSCGYLLVLESCNDEYSFWSYNRNDLLTLIETLESSRFIYDTIINVICKHWNVVRGVGGTRTDLDARSYSIQSAFLGKRQLPNVHPTPSETLNENEAFAEKVSHEKSMVTTYSSNTELENAEHANPQLETGNDGVKMENHLASSEGSAEVSQTFLKTDTLKESVPDLSSRCPEIQDDCHIPGKLVKTGDHYMTLTTENVEKGSNLGLENYSSGLCTSKSGGVLSQVYPGTNYVNWYEFARTASLFFEEVTCKSSDKTSEDAPRSVEEIVAGQLKVISNRFAEFSWSNVNNSSMKSRKERCGWCIYCRVPEDGRDCLFIMNDSIPAVENYTCEVLGIQPGNNRKNHLIDVMCHVICIEDHLQGLLQGPWLNPDYSMLWRKSVLGVADIASLKNLLLELESNLHHLALSADWRKHVDSVATMGSASHIVSSSARASSRHGIAKKRTKSSEVVTTPSSNAATGLSLFWWRGGRGSRMLFNWKVLPRSLASKAARQGGRKKIPGILYPDSGEYAKRTKYASWRAAVETSRSVEQLALQVRELDANIRWVDIGNTNLLSKMDKDPKKSIRSFKKVIIRRKCSEGAVVRYLLDFGKRRFIPDVVVRHGSMLDDSSSERKKYWLEESHVPLHLLKSFEEKRIARKSNKMEPGKGHDSSGVAGMPSKKKGFEYLFARAERLEKNQCGHCNKDVLIREAVSCQHCKGSFHKRHARKSAGSISTECIYTCHKCQDGKFMKTDAREGKSESPKYKHASKVVKPLGSGKGKKRGKPKRPVNSKNTKKVTLVVPLRRSARNAERIAKLSLQKTKVKRRKKGKQGKSGKGKSRKLKSVFSRKKRTPVNSSYWLNGVQLCRRPNDERLLYFRSRMLLVRSGEVPSGCDKPKCSLCSEVDYNSELNYVACQICGAWLHGDALGLTADKIENLIGFKCHKCLNKRPPVCPHHCQTGSSKAELVSENNTKTDCTGEDSNCTHPDDRSADQKSHSTDESKDMLLTVDREKQSSGSMLDSDQKDNDFTLSEKILLGNDSVELGDKKEGVLNAVETESTTHDSDMVKEAEYLPLTHNLVKNGLTNNKEVQEFGKDRALSDASELSPQTVSNVR, from the exons ATGGAGTATGTGGGCAGAGCGGTGAAGAAGGAGTTCCAAGGGCGGGGGACGTGCTTGGGTTCGGTTCAAGCGTACGAACCGACAACTGGATTGTTTAAGATCGTCTATGAAGACGGAGGTTCCGAGGAGTTGGAGCTGTCGGGACTCTCCGCCCTTTTGGTGTTCTCCGAGCCTCCACCGCGGCAGCTTTCGGAGGTGGCTGGTAGCGAACTGGGAGGCCAGCCGAAGAAGCGGCGCCGCATTGTTGATATAGGTAAAAATGATGATAATTCTGTAATTGGGAGTGTTAGTGGTGATAATTCGGTAGGGAGAGATGGGGATTCTGGGGAATTTGActtgaatttgaatgaaagCGCTGATTTGAATGATGATGcgtttaattatttgaatggTGATGATCAAGGGGTTAATGCTGTTGGCGGTGGGGCTAAGTTGCGAGACCTGGATTTAAATGAAGGGGTCAATTTGGAATTAGATGAGGGGGTATTTTTGACTGGAGGAGTTATTGAAGGGAGTTCTGGAGCAAAGAAGGAAGTAATCGACTTGAATTTGGATTTAAATGAGAATTTCGATAATTTGagtgaagagagagaaggaagattttttgatttgaatttacaGGTAATGGAGGATGAGGTGAGGGGTATAGATGGTCGGGAGTGGCAGTCCGGAGCGAATGAAAGGATTTGTGATGAAGGACATATACAGATGATGGAAGAGTTGGCGGAGGATGTTAATAAGGCAATTCTAGTGAATGTGGATGGAGACAGCGGAAATCTTACAGTAAATATGGACAAAAATGAAGATAGCCCATTGAGGAACTGCACTACTGGGGTTGATAATGAAAATGTTGCCCCAGTAAATGCACAAAAGAAAAGACGTggtagaaagaaaaaagatgctTCAAGTAACAATATTGTGTTGGGCACACCAGAGTCGCTAAAAGTGGACTCTGAAACTGCAAATACAAAATTGGAGTTGGAAAGTAGAGATTATGATAATGTAATTTCAGATCCTGTATTGAGAGGGAGAAGGGGTAGGAAGAGAAGAGAGTCATTGGATGGTGATATGACCTTGCCGACCCCAGAAACAGGATTGAGAAGGAGCAGTCGTAGAGCAAAAAGAGATGCATTTTCTAGTCCAGATCAAGGTCTTAATGCAGCAGCATCCAATGGTGTGAACCATCAGTTGTTGTCTCCAGCGATTAGCGTTGTGTCCAACGAAAAGATAATGGTGGCAGCACACGGAAACTCTATTAATCCTGTTATGCTTCCACCAAAGGTGGAGTTGCCGCCTTCATCTTGTAACTTGTATCTCAGTGGAGTTTCggtgtttgattttgtttctgtttATGCATTTTTGAGGTCGTTTAGTACTTTGTTGTTTTTAAGCCCCTTCGAGCTGGATGATTTCGTGGCATCTGTTAAATGTAATGATTCgacattattatttgattccATTCATGTTTCCCTCCTAAGAACATTAAGGAAGCATTTGGAGTCTCTTTCTGATGAGGGTTCCGTGTCTGCATCTGATTGTCTCAG GTCTCTTAACTGGGATTTTCTTGACTTGATTACATGGCCATTGTTCGTGGTTGAGTATCTGTTATTGCATAGTCCTGGATACATTCCTGGTTTAGATATTTGTCAATTGAAGCATTTTCAGAATGACTACTACAAACTGCCAGTTTCAGCAAAGGTTGAGGTATTGCGGCATCTCTGTGATGATGTAATTGAAGTGGAAGCCTTCAGGTCAGAGTTAAACCGAAGGACATTGGCAACAGATCGACACACAGAATTCCAGCGTAACTCGAAATTTGACAGCtctagaaaaagaaaggcTGCTATAGATGTTGCTAGCACTTCCTGCCTTACAGAAGAGGATGCTGAGGAACCTGCAGACTGGAACAGTGATGAATGCTGTCTCTGTAAGATGGATGGGAACTTAATTTGCTGTGACGGTTGCCCCGCAGCATTCCATTCCAGGTGTGTAGGGGTTCTCAGCAACCTGTTGCCAGAGGGGGATTGGTATTGCCCTGAATGTGCTATTGAGAAGGATAAGCCTTGGATGAAAGTTGGGAAGTCAATTCGAGGTGCGGAGCTGTTGGGGGTTGATCCTTATGGGCGACTATATTATAGCAGCTGTGGTTACCTGTTGGT ATTAGAGTCATGCAATGACGAATACTCATTCTGGTCCTACAATAGAAATGACTTGCTTACCCTTATTGAAACTCTGGAGTCGTCACGATTTATCTATGACACAATAATAAATGTTATTTGTAAGCATTGGAATGTAGTACGTGGAGTTGGTGGGACCAGAACTGATTTGGATGCCCGTTCTTATTCTATACAATCAgcttttcttggaaaaaggCAACTGCCCAATGTGCATCCCACACCATCAGAAACTCTTAACGAGAATGAGGCTTTTGCTGAAAAAGTATCTCATGAAAAGTCCATGGTGACTACTTATTCCAGTAATACAGAACTTGAAAATGCAGAGCACGCTAACCCACAGCTGGAGACTGGCAACGATGGAGTGAAGATGGAAAATCATTTGGCAAGTTCTGAAGGATCAGCTGAAGTCTCTCAGACATTCCTAAAGACTGATACCTTAAAGGAAAGTGTGCCAGATCTTTCAAGCAGATGCCCAGAGATTCAAGATGATTGTCATATTCCAGGGAAGCTTGTGAAAACTGGAGATCATTATATGACATTGACTActgaaaatgttgaaaaagGGAGCAATcttggtttggaaaattatagcTCTGGACTGTGCACCTCAAAATCTGGAGGAGTGTTGTCTCAAGTGTATCCTGGGACAAATTATGTTAACTGGTATGAATTTGCTCGAACAgcatcattattttttgaagaagTGACCTGTAAATCATCAGATAAGACCTCTGAAGATGCCCCAAGATCTGTTGAAGAAATTGTAGCAGGACAGCTGAAGGTTATCTCAAATAGGTTTGCTGAATTTTCTTGGTCAAATGTTAACAATTCAAGTATGAAGTCTAGGAAAGAAAGATGTGGCTGGTGCATCTACTGCAGAGTTCCTGAAGATGGAAGGGACTGCTTATTCATTATGAATGATAGTATTCCAGCTGTAGAAAATTATACATGTGAGGTTCTAGGAATTCAGCCAGGAAATAATAGGAAGAACCATCTTATTGATGTCATGTGCCATGTTATATGCATTGAAGATCATCTGCAGGGTCTTCTGCAGGGCCCATGGTTAAATCCAGATTATTCCATGCTTTGGCGTAAAAGTGTTCTTGGAGTGGCCGACATTGCCTCATTGAAAAATTTGCTGCTCGAG CTAGAGTCAAATTTGCATCATCTAGCCCTGTCTGCTGACTGGCGAAAGCATGTGGATTCTGTTGCTACAATGGGGTCTGCTTCTCATATTGTCAGCAGTTCTGCACGAGCGTCTTCAAGACATGGAATTGCCAAGAAAAGAACCAAATCTTCCGAGGTGGTGACTACCCCATCTTCAAATGCTGCTACTGGGCTGAGTTTATTCTGGTGGAGGGGTGGAAGGGGTTCGCGTATGCTCTTCAATTGGAAGGTTCTGCCTCGCTCTTTGGCTTCTAAAGCTGCCCGACAAG GTGGACGTAAGAAGATACCAGGCATACTTTACCCTGACAGTGGAGAATATGCCAAGCGAACTAAGTATGCTTCTTGGAGAGCTGCGGTTGAGACATCGAGAAGCGTCGAGCAGCTAGCTCTCCAG GTTAGGGAGCTTGACGCCAATATTAGATGGGTTGATATTGGGAATACCAATCTTCTTTCAAAGATGGATAAGGacccaaaaaaatcaatccGCTCATTTAAAAAGGTTATTATCCGTAGGAAGTGCTCTGAGGGAGCAGTGGTGAGGTATCTTCTGGATTTTGGCAAAAGAAGGTTTATCCCTGATGTTGTTGTGAGACATGGATCCATGCTCGACGATTCCTCAAGCGAGAGGAAGAAATATTGGCTGGAAGAGTCTCATGTTCCATTACATCTCTTGAAATCTTTTGAAGAGAAAAGAATTGCTCGTAAATCCAATAAGATGGAGCCTGGAAAAGGTCATGACAGCAGTGGAGTAGCTGGGATGCCTTCCAAGAAAAAAGGATTTGAATATCTTTTTGCAAGAGCGGAAAGGTTGGAGAAGAATCAGTGTGGGCATTGCAATAAAGATGTTCTAATCAG GGAAGCAGTGAGCTGCCAGCATTGCAAAG gcTCTTTCCATAAAAGACATGCTCGGAAATCTGCTGGATCCATCTCTACTGAGTGTATATATACTTGCCATAAATGCCAGGATGGAAAGTTTATGAAAACTGATGCTAGGGAGGGCAAATCTGAGTCTCCAAAATATAAGCATGCAtcaaaagtagtgaagccATTAGGCTCAGGGAAAGGGAAAAAGAGGGGGAAACCAAAGCGACCAGTGAATtctaaaaacacaaaaaaagttaCTTTGGTTGTTCCTTTGCGACGTTCTGCTAGGAATGCTGAACGCATTGCAAAGCTTTCTTTACAGAAAACTAAGGTGAAAAGACGCAAGAAGGGAAAACAAGGTAAATCAGGAAAGGGCAAATCTAGGAAGCTCAAAAGTGTTTTCTCGAGGAAGAAGCGAACGCCTGTTAATAGCAGTTACTGGTTGAATGGTGTACAATTATGCAGAAGGCCAAATGATGAAAGGTTGCTATATTTCAGGAGTAGAATGCTTCTCGTACGTTCAGGAGAGGTGCCTTCCGGCTGTGATAAACCAAAATGCAGCCTTTGCAGCGAAGTGGATTATAATTCTGAGCTGAATTATGTGGCTTGCCAAATTTGTGGAG CTTGGCTGCATGGAGATGCTTTGGGTCTTACAgctgataaaattgaaaatcttaTCGGCTTTAAGTGCCACAAGTGTCTTAATAAGAGGCCTCCTGTCTGCCCTCATCACTGTCAAACTGGAAGCAGCAAGGCTGAACTTGTTTCAGAAAATAACACCAAGACTGATTGCACTGGAGAAGATTCTAATTGTACCCACCCGGATGACAGATCAGCAGATCAGAAGTCTCATTCAACTGACGAATCCAAGGATATGTTATTAACTGTTGATAGGGAAAAGCAGTCATCAGGATCCATGCTTGATTCAGATCAGAAAGATAATGATTTCACATTGTCTGAGAAGATTCTACTGGGAAATGATTCTGTTGAACTTGGTGACAAAAAAGAAGGGGTGTTGAATGCTGTTGAAACTGAATCTACTACTCATGATTCTGACATGGTCAAGGAAGCTGAATATTTACCCTTAACGCATAACCTTGTGAAGAATGGTTTGACAAACAATAAAGAAGTTCAGGAATTTGGAAAGGATAGAGCTCTTTCTGACGCATCTGAGTTGTCTCCACAAACCGTTTCCAATGTCAGGTGA
- the LOC105163650 gene encoding protein GAST1-like: MATKLAFLFYLLFVATILAQKQASSAAVPASDQLHPQGSLQYGTSEGSLRPQDCPSKCTYRCSKTSFKKPCMLFCQKCCAKCLCVPPGTYGNKQVCPCYNNWKTKRGGPKCP; this comes from the exons ATGGCTACCAAATTAGCTTTCCTCTTCTATCTACTCTTCGTTGCCACCATTCTGGCCCAAAAGCAG GCCTCCAGCGCTGCGGTACCAGCTTCTGATCAACTGCATCCCCAAGGCAGTCTCCAA TATGGCACGAGTGAGGGCAGCCTCCGGCCTCAAG ATTGTCCATCAAAATGCACTTACAGATGCTCAAAAACCTCATTCAAGAAGCCGTGCATGCTCTTCTGCCAGAAATGCTGTGCCAAGTGTTTGTGTGTGCCCCCTGGCACTTACGGCAACAAGCAAGTCTGCCCTTGCTACAACAACTGGAAGACCAAGAGGGGTGGCCCTAAATGCCCATGA